The Penaeus chinensis breed Huanghai No. 1 chromosome 39, ASM1920278v2, whole genome shotgun sequence genome has a segment encoding these proteins:
- the LOC125046392 gene encoding DNA mismatch repair protein Mlh3-like, protein MSGKILPLSESVRSKLRSGITITSVAQCVEEMVLNSIDASATCIAIRIDPAIFRIQVVDNGDGVTEENLKLLGKRHATSKCHSLDDLNSNLGHYGFRGEAMASLVEVAAIVDITTRPRGSVQTLTKIFAYGKEKSISVAKVPRPSIGTTITVQDFMYNMPVRRKLMKEAIDIENIRVRLESFALIHPKISLSLRNDNGQSKVMHTNKSNSTLSTFMQLFGLEKSQGLVEVEHTVDQFTVTGYISVQPHLTKALQFIYVNKRVVLKTKIHKMMNYLLARTSIISNRLHPATPLQGKSPSSPPKGLKLHGIYVINIECPPKEYDICMDPTKTLVEFRDWDKLLLCIEEMVIKFAEEERLAISLDERFRRSGRDQGMIEEESQAEPHSSQALLQVFSLKRSGENSKWKGEPQEKYGRTLCTYDNLSAVHSIPVRRKNNEKKNAQRYNEIDSGDDDETVLRAVESKEIDDESCHPSEVCLSKETDDLNSERTSEICDNNSPPSSISKQNLSPRILSTRSPEKIQEAKNKVRSSLDMFRRMVTQSDSDTTSPHPSCEDQSVSKATVLRETGRSNSETHDEANNKDSNKKRSSLEEFKSFYTEDLKKCKQESYETPQELIRSPPREPPPLRVAPSPPTSTEDTSQDTSQEVSMDPIIKNLGGDEEQKEKKSLSKTLSEGWKKHQAKAKSLKCLQKFEFQRKSSNQSICINKSTSHEVAQRGKKSPKADFSNTEPKTRYQTRKSLHQKMKDSVTVQTSDSESDNDANGKALHKESRKYVDLDCSFKFQPVLESEIKEAKFPKNAEILDDTVSQTRLERSLGSRIVTLSKEPEEISTQDAVENDYNKCSEIGDDREEIQRFIPDENCVENNKNHEVHEPLISQTNDIEAFTTGNKPEFGHQALNESEEMKKKIFQTVSEQGEMFSITHTAKKNLDYYCKEISPTQPFVIEGISSGKKYETGSTQQVITGQSSNKVQDDAKESSAFLSDFIDKDAVDSVVKCNLRGNDLDVADAPKNVEQLKVCNLENVNDVNMKYVGEHQTICNSIGAYNIQEHCETLPLSKNNYPNTEVNFRLCESTSQLSSAEDAGTESHICNENVAGIRSSDEYGQMEMKSHNKHIQSPPLISSDNPGSQNPLSASLHFSELSIPSTRDSPSISQCASSLADTCNAKTLFGSSVPSLSSDSSCVTEKSESTKSKFPSYNIVFHGKMIHIDGKNQSAVPTDQGVCHTVSRETSPKQLEQNNSSLESENLLKKTSGKEKDDLEESDVPSRSSSDTELQNSEDRVCNKEATSKNNPAYLQEDSSYDMTHSSKANCITEHDPNQSTSNYLRNLWKEATDDSGRKVYINLQTGNTSYEAPVIKEMPEWTSSQPQGAPVLKIPLSEEPEAEGSHQKQDFVLTHGYSAFMSWKKRREMEKKKVLEKSEINVSGIAYDNSRDTKQDQFRQEAISKEGEECESLISSGMKEAIQSILQDSEMDDDSIKWSEKPSNLGSIEEDSSEVAQICQEWEPPTFAMDADILSSKVQGTGSERGVNKDSSVKIYNIVHPYKFSQEMLQTCKVLGQLDKKFIACEITYTSSDPTLHKVNEIIVLFDQHAVHERVRLETLTEENYESLENGERVIRTCMITPPLEMTLPESEVRLMMAYTRTFIQWGLHFTQVSASQVNFHAIPSILVARERHELRQRRCQSATAIIESIVRDVCYTLHQTGGVVSTMPKPLMNVLCSQACRGAIKFGDELSYNECENLVKSLSSCALPFQCAHGRPSIVPVVNLTHLAKGNKRERKPNLHKLREAIEEEMLGEENMD, encoded by the exons ATGTCAGGAAAGATTCTTCCATTGTCTGAGTCTGTGCGCTCAAAGCTGCGTTCGGGCATCACAATCACCTCTGTTGCCCAGTGTGTGGAAGAAATG gTACTGAACAGCATTGATGCCAGTGCCACGTGCATTGCCATTCGAATTGATCCAGCCATTTTTCGCATCCAAGTTGTAGACAATGGTGATGGTGTCACAGAAGAGAATCTAAAGTTGTTAGGTAAAAG ACATGCCACAAGCAAATGCCATAGCTTGGACGATCTTAATTCCAACTTGGGGCATTATGGCTTCCGAGGAGAGGCCATGGCCAGTCTAGTGGAAGTGGCTGCCATTGTGGACATCACCACACGACCACGGGGATCAGTGCAAACCTTGACCAAGATTTTTGCCTATGGCAAAGAGAAGTCCATTAGTGTTGCTAAAGTACCCAGGCCAAGTATTGGAACCACAATAACTGTCCAAGATTTTATGTACAACATGCCTGTCCGCCGAAAGTTGATGAAGGAGGCAATTGACATTGAGAACATAAGAGTACGATTGGAAAGCTTTGCCCTCATTCACCCAAAAATATCACTTAGTCTAAGAAATGACAATGGCCAGTCGAAGGTGATGCACACTAATAAATCAAACTCTACTTTGTCAACTTTCATGCAGCTGTTCGGTTTGGAGAAGTCACAGGGTCTAGTAGAGGTTGAACATACTGTTGATCAGTTTACAGTAACAGGTTACATCAGTGTCCAGCCACACCTGACCAAGGCCCTGcagtttatatatgtgaataagagAGTTGTgctgaaaacaaaaatacacaagatGATGAACTATCTTTTGGCACGCACATCAATCATAAGCAATAGACTCCACCCAGCAACACCTCTCCAAGGAAAATCTCCTTCTAGCCCACCAAAGGGTTTGAAATTGCATGGCATATACGTAATCAATATTGAGTGCCCACCAAAAGAGTATGACATATGCATGGATCCCACAAAGACTCTTGTAGAATTCAGGGATTGGGACAAGCTTCTTCTCTGCATAGAAGAAATGGTTATTAAGTTTGCTGAGGAGGAGAGATTGGCCATATCTCTTGACGAGCGATTCAGAAGGTCAGGGCGGGACCAGGGAATGATTGAGGAGGAGAGTCAGGCTGAGCCTCATAGCAGCCAAGCTCTGTTACAGGTATTTAGTCTCAAAAGATCAGGAGAAAATAGTAAATGGAAAGGAGAGCCTCAGGAGAAATATGGTAGAACACTCTGTACTTATGATAACTTGTCTGCAGTTCACAGTATCCCggtcagaagaaaaaataatgagaagaagaacgctcagagatataatgagatagattcgggtgatgatgatgaaactgtaCTGAGAGCTGTTGAAAGTAAAGAGATAGATGATGAAAGTTGTCATCCATCAGAAGTATGTCTAAGTAAAGAAACTGATGATCTTAATTCAGAAAGAACAAGTGAAATTTGTGATAACAATTCTCCTCCAAGTTCCATCTCAAAGCAAAACTTATCACCAAGAATACTAAGTACAAGAAGTCCAGAGAAAATTCAAGAAGCCAAAAATAAAGTCCGCAGTTCTTTAGATATGTTTAGGAGAATGGTTACTCAAAGTGACAGTGACACAACCAGTCCACATCCTTCTTGTGAAGATCAGTCTGTGAGTAAGGCAACTGTGTTAAGAGAAACAGGAAGGTCAAATAGTGAAACACACGATGAAGCAAACAATAAAGACAGCAACAAAAAGCGTAGCTCTTTAGAGGAATTTAAAAGTTTTTATACTGAAGATCTGAAAAAATGTAAACAGGAATCATATGAAACTCCCCAGGAACTAATCAGAAGCCCTCCCAGGGAGCCACCACCTCTTAGAGTAGCACCATCCCCTCCTACTTCTACAGAAGATACATCACAAGATACATCACAAGAAGTTAGCATGGATCCAATAATAAAAAAtttgggaggagatgaagagcaaaaagagaaaaaatctctCAGCAAAACCCTCAGTGAAGGATGGAAGAAGCATCAAGCAAAAGCTAAATCCTTAAAATGTCTTCAGAAATTTGAATTCCAAAGGAAATCATCTAATCAGTCCATATGCATCAACAAGAGTACAAGTCATGAAGTGGCACAGAGAGGTAAGAAAAGTCCCAAAGCAGATTTCAGCAACACTGAACCCAAGACCAGGTATCAGACCAGGAAGTCCTTACATCAGAAAATGAAAGATTCAGTCACAGTCCAAACGTCAGATAGTGAATCTGATAATGATGCCAATGGAAAAGCTCTTCACAAGGAATCCAGAAAATATGTGGATCTAGACTGCAGCTTCAAATTCCAGCCAGTACTAGAGTCAGAAATCAAGGAGGCTAAGTTTCCCAAAAATGCAGAGATTCTAGATGATACAGTTAGCCAGACTAGACTAGAGAGAAGCTTGGGTTCTAGAATAGTCACATTATCTAAAGAGCCTGAAGAGATATCTACACAAGATGCAGtggaaaatgattataacaagtgCAGTGAAATAGGTGATGACAGAGAGGAGATCCAGAGATTTATTCCAGATGAAAACTGCgtggaaaacaataaaaatcatgaagtCCATGAACCTTTGATATCACAAACAAATGATATAGAAGCATTTACAACCGGTAATAAGCCCGAATTTGGTCACCAAGCATTAAACGAATctgaagagatgaaaaagaaaatattccagACAGTTTCTGAACAGGGAGAGATGTTTTCAATAACTCATACTGCAAAGAAGAATTTGGATTACTACTGTAAAGAAATATCCCCAACACAACCTTTTGTCATTGAAGGTATCTCCagtggaaaaaaatatgagactGGCAGTACACAGCAAGTTATCACAGGCCAAAGTTCAAACAAAGTTCAAGATGATGCTAAAGAAAGCAGTGCATTTTTGTCTGATTTTATTGATAAGGATGCTGTGGACTCTGTAGTCAAATGTAATTTAAGAGGTAATGACCTAGATGTAGCTGATGCCCCAAAGAATGTTGAACAGTTAAAGGTGTGTAATTTggaaaatgttaatgatgttaatatgaaGTATGTTGGAGAACATCAAACCATTTGCAACTCAATAGGTGCTTACAACATACAAGAGCATTGTGAAACCTTACCTCTTTCTAAAAACAATTATCCAAATACTGAAGTAAACTTCAGACTTTGTGAATCAACATCACAGCTTAGCAGTGCTGAAGATGCTGGTACAGAAAGCCATATATGTAATGAAAATGTTGCAGGTATCAGAAGTAGTGATGAGTATGGTCAAATGGAGATGAAGAGCCACAATAAACATATCCAGTCACCTCCTCTCATTTCATCAGATAACCCTGGCTCGCAGAATCCCCTGTCTGCATCTCTCCATTTTTCAGAGCTCTCCATACCTAGCACCAGAGATTCTCCATCAATTTCTCAGTGTGCATCATCACTTGCTGATACTTGTAATGCTAAAACTCTTTTTGGCTCTAGTGTTCCAAGCCTTAGCAGTGACAGTTCATGCGTGACAGAGAAATCAGAAAGTACAAAAAGCAAATTTCCTTCTTATAACATAGTTTTCCATGGCAAAATGATACATATTGATGGTAAAAATCAATCAGCAGTACCTACAGATCAAGGAGTTTGTCATACAGTAAGTCGAGAAACATCACCCAAGCAGCTGGAGCAAAATAATTCAAGTTTAGAATCAGAAAACTTGCTCAAAAAAACatctggaaaagagaaagatgatttaGAAGAATCTGATGTTCCTAGTAGGAGCTCAAGTGATACAGAGTTACAGAATTCAGAGGATAGGGTTTGTAACAAAGAGGCAACAAGCAAAAATAATCCAGCATATTTGCAGGAGGACAGTAGTTATGACATGACACACAGCTCTAAAGCTAACTGCATAACAGAACATGATCCAAACCAGTCGACAAGTAATTATCTCAGAAATTTGTGGAAGGAAGCAACTGATGACAGTGGAAGGAAAGTCTACATAAACCTCCAGACAGGAAACACTTCTTATGAAGCTCCAGTTATTAAGGAGATGCCAGAATGGACGAGCAGCCAGCCACAAGGGGCCCCAGTTCTCAAGATCCCTTTATCTGAAGAACCTGAAGCTGAAGGAAGCCACCAGAAACAAGATTTTGTCCTCACACATGGATATAGTGCCTTCATGtcatggaaaaagagaagggaaatggagaagaagaaagtactGGAAAAGTCAGAGATTAATGTGTCAGGCATTGCTTATGATAACAGCAGAGATACAAAGCAGGATCAGTTTAGGCAAGAGGCCATcagcaaagaaggagaagaatgtgaGTCCCTAATATCTTCAGGAATGAAGGAAGCTATACAGTCCATATTGCAGGACTCTGAAATGGATGACGATTCCATTAAGTGGTCCGAGAAACCATCAAATTTAGGCAGTATTGAGGAAGACTCATCAGAAGTGGCCCAAATCTGTCAAGAATGGGAGCCACCAACATTCGCCATGGATGCAGATATACTGAGTTCAAAAGTTCAGGGAACAGGAAGTGAACGAGGAGTGAATAAGGACTCATCTGTAAAGATATATAACATTGTCCATCCATACAAGTTCTCTCAAGAAATGCTTCAGACCTGCAAG GTATTAGGCCAGCTGGACAAGAAGTTCATAGCCTGTGAAATTACTTACACTTCTTCTGATCCAACTCTACACAAAGTGAATGAAATTATAGTACTTTTTGACCAACACGCAGTCCACGAGAGAGTGCGTCTTGAGACCCTCACTGAAGAGAACTATGAATCCCTAGAAAATGGAGAGCGTGTAATTCGCACTTGTATGATTACACCACCCTTGGAAATGACCCTGCCTGAGAGTGAAGTTAGGCTGATGATGGCATACACAAGAACATTCATACAGTGGGGCCTTCATTTCACACAG GTCAGTGCATCACAGGTGAATTTCCACGCTATACCAAGTATTCTGGTTGCACGGGAACGACATGAGCTTCGTCAGCGTCGCTGCCAGTCAGCGACAGCCATTATTGAGAGCATTGTGCGAGATGTTTGTTACACCCTGCACCAGACAGGTGGTGTTGTCTCAACAATGCCAAAACCCTTAATGAATGTTCTTTGCAGTCAGGCTTGCAGAG GAGCTATCAAGTTTGGAGATGAATTGAGTTATAACGAGTGTGAAAATCTAGTGAAATCACTGTCCTCATGTGCACTGCCCTTCCAATGTGCCCATGGACGTCCCTCAATAGTCCCTGTGGTTAATCTGACGCACCTtgcaaagggaaataaaaga GAAAGAAAACCCAACTTGCACAAGCTGAGAGAAGCTATTGAGGAGGAAATGTTAGGTGAAGAGAACATGGACTAG